Below is a genomic region from Cynocephalus volans isolate mCynVol1 chromosome 14, mCynVol1.pri, whole genome shotgun sequence.
gggcagggtgggctgggagcttgggccagacacctgggcagctgcctcccctctggaacagtcctcattttattcccctggggtcctgaaagttggaactaactggctggctaaaaaaacaaaaaagaaaaggcaaagggcgagcaagcgctttgtgcgtgctgcaaggcagggtgtgtctcagggatctgtttccatgggaaccagcggcacaggctggctcctatgggcaccaaaaagagaaacttggcagaggtttcaggcacctgaagtgggattcatgccagggatacaaggatggttcaacatatgaaagtcaataaaggtgatacaataaatgtaacggtcatgtggccagtatgaatctggccatcacagcttgggtatgaacggtgacaatcagccttgcatcccgtgaatattcataaccaataaaactgggggggaaaaagaataaatgggtacaggagatcttattggtgtggtgaaaatgttctaaaactgatttgtggtgatggctgcacaacttgatgaacttactagaactcattgaattgcatacctgaaatgggtggattacaaggtatctaaaatattcctcaataaagtgttttttaaacaaagagcatttcactgacatccagcagatcccgaaatacaacacacttctgccactaaatagctaaacagccctggacaagtagtgcacttactgtagacctttgcttcattacctataaagaaagcgttgggccagctgaagcccagagtgtctcaggcctcttcccattgccacattctacggctattttggcaaagttagtccaaagaaaacacttttgttccttggcagatatctaaggaaggatgctcctctgaaagaaattaaaatcgcaaaatttcctttaaaaaactgccaaaggaaaagttgatctcctagaagtagcagaatagtggtcactagaggctgggaagggtagggcgaggaggggaaaggcagaggttacagatacaaagttgcagctggacaggaggaactatttgtactgatctacagctttgtaaggtggctagagtcagcacgcatttattagataatttcaaatagctaaaagagaggattttgaattttcccagcacaaagaaatgacaaatatttgagtgatgagtatgctgattacccagatttcatcattataaacatggattcaaatccagcggtggcccggccaaaaccaagccgaggtgggggtggctaggacagcgtgtgtcacaggctcgcgcggggcaggctccggaaccgcgtggcggaagtgacgtcacaaaggggcctggttaccatggtgcgcgtgggggacgcctgaggccggtgggcgccagtgctccccggctcccctcaaggccggctgcgctgtgtctgctgctgtcgccggggccggttcgcgttcccgacagaacgcagagctgtctcagctgctggtggtggcccggccaggccgtggctactgtggccacagccggagcagcctcgggggcgccatggaggtgcccggggctgcccctcagccgtacttggggctggtcctgggaaagctgtgcaggactgtggcagcattgcctgaagacctgagaccgggccctggttttccgtgggaactggtgacatgtgcggctcttactggatttttgattctcttgtttttgtggagaagtgttcgatcggtgagaagccggctttatgtaagaagagagaaaaagcttgctgaaaagctttctggactaattgaagaaaaatgtaaactacttgacaaactttgcgttgttcaagaggagtatgaaggcttggagtcagctgtgaaggatgccagctttgagaaggggtcaacagaagcacaaagcttggaggcaacctatgaaaagctgagcagctccaaatctaaacttgaggatgaaatagtctttctagcaaaagaattaaaggaacagaaatctaaacattgtgagcaagatgaattgatggcggatatttcaaaaaggatacagtccctagaagatgaatcgaaatccatccagtcacaagtagctgaagccaaactaatctgcaaaatatttcaaatgaatgaagaacgtctgaaggtggcaataaaagacgccttgaatgaaaattcccaacttcaggaaagccagaaacagcttttacaagaagcggaagtattgaaagaacaagtgagtgaacttaataaacagaaaataatatttgaaaactccaaagtccaggcagaacgagttctgagtgataaagaaaatcacatcaagtctctggctgaacgcttgctcaagatgacagactgggctgctgtgcttggagaagacatgatggctgatgacttggaattgcagatgaagagtgaatcacaaaagggtgctcgcttagatgatctgccaaaaggagctttgaagaaactgattcacactgctaagttaaatgcttctttcaaaaccctagaaggagaaagaaaccaaatttacactgagttgtctgaagtagataaaacaaaggaagagcttatagagcatattacaaatctccagactgaacaagcatctttacagtcagaaaacacacagttggaaagtgaaaatcagaagcttcggcagaaacttaaaggaatgactgaactgtatcaagaaaatggaatgaaactccacaggaagttaatagcagaggaaaaggaccggttagagaaggaggagaaactttccaaagtagaagagaagatgagccatgcagctgaggaactggagacctacagaaggagagccagagatgcagaagaagaattggagagaagcgttcgttcttatcaagggcagatgacttcctatgagaaagaagcgcatggcagctgggtggcagctgagactgctgaaagacacctcaggtatttaaggaaagtaaatgtttccaagagacaaaaattagctgaaaaagagtttaaatttgaacttttcaaaaaagatccatatgtagttgatgttccaaagacagcatttggcggagagcattccccatgtggtgcctcaccagtgggtcgaccttcatctgaaacgagagcttttctctctccactcagactcgcacctttgactccagggcgaggaggaggaagaggctcaagaggcccagagaatactctggatcaccagatgaccaatgaaagaggagaatcgggctgtgataggttaaccgattctcatggagcaccatctgggtacctgtcacctccgtgggaacagcaccggaggatgaggatccctccaccaggccacccatgttctgatccagctcttcttccacgaaggcaagacggatttgattctaatcctggtggaccgtctggcccagcagaactcagaagttttaacctggcttctttggataaagtggatgggccaaagccctcacaaacggaatccagcagaaatgatacaaaagacgaccttggtaatgaaaatgtgcctcattcatctgtgcctgctgaaagggaagcgtgtggccctggctttgctcctccaccttttcctgcaatcagaggtccattgtttccagtggataggaggggtccattcatgagaagagaacctccttttcctccacctcctccaggaagcatgtatgcagctcctcaaaattattatctcccaagggatttccctgtgcagccaccacctccgtctgggttcctgtcacctccgtgggaacagcaccgaaggatgatgattcccccaccaggccacccatgttctgatccagctcttcttccacaaaggcaagacggatttgatcctgatcctggtggaccgtctggcccagcagagctcagaagttttaacctggcttctttggataaagtggatgggccaaagccctcacaaatggaatccagcagaaatgaaaccaaagacgaccttggtaatgtaaatgtgcctcattcatctgtgcctgctgaaagggaagcaagtggccctggctttgctcctccaccttttcctgcaatcagaggtccattgtttccagtggataggaggggtccattcatgagaagagaacctccttttcctccacctcctccaggaagcatgtatggagctcgtcaaaattattatctcccaagggatttccctgtgcagccaccacctccatctgggttcctgtcacctccgtgggaacaacaccgaaggatgatgattcctccaccaggccacccatgttctgatccagctcttcttccacaaaggcaagacggatttgatcctgatcctggtggaccatctggcccagcagaactcagaagttttaacctggcttctttggataaagtggatgggccaaagccctcacaaacggaatccagcagaaatgataccaaagacgaccttggtgatgtaaatgtgcctcattcatctgtgcctgctgaaagggaagcaagtggccctggctttgctcctccaccttttcctgcaatcagaggtccattgtttccagtggataggaggggtccattcatgagaagagaaactctttttcctccacctcctccaggaagcatgtatggagctcctcaaaattattttctaccaagggatttctctgtccagccaccacctccatttgcaatgagaaatgtctattcactgaggggatttcctccttatgttcctctaggagctggattgtcacctccacccccacattctgaaagtaggggtgagttcccttcagggtcgattccgtgctcaaatgagcctgctcctgaaatccagaagcacagcaagaaacctgatgatatttttggtctctcttcataaatagttttgacttatctttcattttcagtttaagtaactacaatttttgctcaaattgaagcttaatggaattataattctcaggatactattttgtaagtaaagatgatttaaatatgaatttcgtgagtaaattatttccattttattttatcctagattgtataattattttaatttgattaactaacccactattacataaacaataatgggaaatttatttaggtaatcttgcagttggggatgttttaaactccaagggctgtgtctttatgccaagaactgtatttactacggttgtagacaaatgtgaaagtaactttatgcttaattaaattttcattgatttaaagacttgcttggtattgataataataataaaatcagctaggtttttaattaaaaaaatcacaatgtaccccataaatatgtacagttattaggtgtccgttaaaaataataataatcttttaaaattaccaaaagaaattgtggatctaagacccttcaagaccctctatttataaaaacttgctgtcgatggatatttttatgctcttaaaacatgaaatctaagcctctgtccatgctgcaatgaaaaagtctgtggtgagaagatatgataagaagatgaagcatattattaaccagtgtttatgtgtttcatagacctttactatctagaaagaaacctgtaaggagggtataatgatgcttctatggttctaatttaaattttttatgaatagaaaacagtgagcactgtatacaggtaaaaagccatataacatcctgcatatatgggtatctgagaacttcaaaatgtttgtggaaaaatagaattgaaagataatatgaatcttccctgagctttgtgaagtgccgctgtacatggagatgtgtgtattatataattatgcatgtgtgtgtgtaattgacagttaacgtttttctgatgataaaaataatacattactgctaagttttgcttgaaatatctgaagaatatgcaccagtcaatctttaggttaaaattaaggatgatttccatgtgaccgcaacgttaagaactttaatccttggggaaaaaaaaatcattcaactctatagcgcctatatgggtggtatgcattaacaaaataaatgagattttcttctcagtttttgcaaaaaaaaaaattttttttttgtaaaataggggaaattctctagaaaattctttgatatttcttatctagaaaataatttggtaagtctcctatttatgccttagaaaaaagacagtatgtggcattacactctggtgctttgtactctgtcagtgcagctaagctgggaattaattacattttccacagtttccttccgtctcttcttccagattagaattggccaagaaagaaacttgcagaatattggaaactggaaatgaggcagtggccataaccatctgcagatcttttctcaggcagattcagagacagacagaagaagaggccgggcccatgtgggtaaaaacctccagccgagtctgtgaagtgacgtatcccgaggttgtcctgaggggagtgcttccgtttttctttgttcacggatgttctcctcaaaccaaagccatttttctggaaattttcttctctaaagcttcttggcctttaaaaacctagtatttgtcagttgagttttggtgcagcaccaaagaccctccacagtcatctgaagtggctgctgaagcacttcttctgcagttagtgtctctgtgaagctcaacttgcttcacgttcttccaccaaagcaacgtgttgccacagattcctgcagcagcaggtaggagagtccagctgcttctgaggagcgtcagcgctgcagcggcctcctcagcgctccagcgctcccgctccgctgcagcctctgccccgctagagccgctgcccgcgtgctcccgatcccactgcagcgtcggcccattggagctgctgccgccagctcccgctccctatgcagcccccctttccagcctctgcccctttccagccgctgccccgctgcagccgctgcatgcacgctcccgctcctgctcccgctgcagcctctgccccgttcgagctgctgccgtgcgctcccgatcgcgctgcagcctctgcctggctcgagccgctgccctggcgctcccgatcccgctgcagcctctgccctgtttgagccgctgcccgcgccctcccgatcccgctgcagcccgtgcccctctcgagcttctgcccctctcgagcagcttcccccCCGCTCACgcgcccgctcccgcctccgcctttgcccagctccagctattgcccgcgccctcctgctccggctccagcctctgctccgctacagctgctgcccgcttgcttccgatcccgctgcagcgtttgccctgctggagccgctgcccgcgctcacgatcccgctgcagcctctgcctctctagagcggctgcccgcgcgctcccgctcaggctgcagcctctgcccagctggagccactgcccgcgcgttcccgatcccgctgcagcctctgccccgctcgagcagctgcccgcacgctcccgatctggctgcagcctctgcaccgcttgagccgctgcccccgcgctcccgatctggctgcagcctctgccctgctcgagccgctgcctgcgcgctcccgatcccgctgcagcctctgcctggctggagccgccgcccgtgcgctcccgctccccctgcaggctctgcccggctagagccgctgcccacccgctcctgatcccgcagcagcctctgccccgctcgagccgctgccgctgcctgcgcgctcccgatcgcgctgcagcctctgcaccgctcgagcttctgcccgcacgctagcgctccagctcccgctgcagtctttgcccagctcgagctgtttcccaacccctcctgctcccgccccaccgcagccttggcccagctccagctgttgcccacgccctcccgctcccgctgcagcctctgccctgctgcagccgctgccctggctctcccgatcacgctgcagcctctgcccctctcgagcctctgcccctctcccgccgctgcccccacactcacgctcccgctcccgcctccgccttggcccagctccagctgttgcccgagccctcctgctcccgctccagcctctgctccgctagagctgctgcccgcttgctcccgatcccgctgcagcttttgccctgctggagccgctgcccgtgctcacgatcccgctgcagcccctgcctcgctccagcggctgcccgcacgctcccgatctcgctgcagcctctgcccgcctggagccgctgcccgcgcgctccagaacccgctgcagcctctgcctcactggagccactgcccgcgcgctcccgatctcgctgcagcctctgcccgcctggagccgctgcccgcgcgctccagaacccgctgcagcctctgcctcactggagccactgcccgcgcgctcccgatcctgctgcagcctctgcccggctggagccgctgcccctgtgctcccgctccccctgcaggctctgcccggctcgagccgctccccacccgctcctgatcccacagcagcctctgccccgctcgagccgctgcctgcgcgctcccgatcgcgctgcagcctctgcaccgctcgaggcgctgcctgcgcgttcccgatcccgccgcaacctctgccccgctcgagcttctgcccgcacgctagcgctccagctcacgcagcagtctttgcccagctccagctgttgcccacgccctcccgctcccgctgcagcctctgccccgctagagccgctgcccgcccactcccgatctagctgcagcctctgcccctctcgagcctctgcccctctcccgccgctgccccgacgctcacgctcccgctcccgcctccgcctttgcccagctccagctgttgcctgcaccctcctgctcccgctccagcctctgtcccgctcgatccgctgcctgcgcactcccgatcgcgctgcagcctctgcaccgctcagccgctgtCCCCGCTCTCCCGATCTGGCCGCAGCCTCTggcctgctcgagccgctgcctgcgcgctcccgatccccctgcaggctctgcccggctccggccgctgcccgcccgctcctgatcccgctgcagcctctgccccgcttgagccgctgcccgcgtgctcccgctcccgccacagcctctccccagccagtgcacctaaaaggagggcggaggttctggatcccagggaaagagagcgagaaagcggaatgacacggggtcttgaggctgcactttcctgtccctcagctcaggtcccgttgcgctgtccgaacacctgtgtttaaatctgctctgctatctagaaacctgcagacctctatttccatgtcagggtagagaggaccgtctcattctttttttaaagctgcatcaattatgattttaccatcatgtatttaccccgtgccccacgggtggacactcaggttgtgtccaggttgtgctgtcctacacaatgctgcagtgagcatcctggtgtccttcagagatttctctgggtttgggcctagaggtgacactgatgggacaaagaatatccacatggaaaatactgaaagataggaccagattatcttccaaaggctgcagttttattgctaccaagagtatgtgaggcaattttaaattgagttgaattgtggatgtgttgagtctaatcaaaattctagtgttggtctcttcattgtctgaggtattgcgtcaggcctctggagacaggtgcgtgcatgagatgactcctggcttccagctgtctacaccatgtgtaacatggctgtcggatgactctggcggcctgcggtcccacagtcaactttgtcattctcttctccccattaaaatacagattgagtaccccttatccaaaatgcttggaaagtattttggatttaggatgttttcagatttgggaatatttggagaatacatttgcagaatgctccaatgagcatttcctttgagtgtcatgttagcactcaaaaagtttaggagtttggatttttggattagagactcttaacctgacattctgttttctactattcttggagtttcaggtcctcaaaggagcacaaaaatattttgccaaaccacagttctaatttgtgatgtttaagatgtggcttttgtatttgcaaactcgaattgttgtgccagacgctccagccttgccacccagcaaaaggccccatggaagattctgccaaagaaatgccagatgggccaaggcatccaaggtctcaggtgactggccagggcaactccagttggccgagttgtgctaagagagggccgcctggtgggcgagagcctgcccatgctacccgaagggacaagcagtgtgagttaacatttatttatcgagctatgagtatcaacggGGAAGCGTGTTatacgctttacaaggatcaaccaagagacaggacttgttgcttatctacctgagggctgagaaactaggatgcagagactggatgtgggctgcatagcaaaggcaatacttacccaaaggagtcaacgtatgatggtggcatttcaggacataactgagttctctggagtcagcctgaggccctgctctgggtggtggtggccagtgtccctccccaccctctgggcct
It encodes:
- the LOC134362791 gene encoding melanoma inhibitory activity protein 2-like; protein product: QKQLLQEAEVLKEQVSELNKQKIIFENSKVQAERVLSDKENHIKSLAERLLKMTDWAAVLGEDMMADDLELQMKSESQKGARLDDLPKGALKKLIHTAKLNASFKTLEGERNQIYTELSEVDKTKEELIEHITNLQTEQASLQSENTQLESENQKLRQKLKGMTELYQENGMKLHRKLIAEEKDRLEKEEKLSKVEEKMSHAAEELETYRRRARDAEEELERSVRSYQGQMTSYEKEAHGSWVAAETAERHLRYLRKVNVSKRQKLAEKEFKFELFKKDPYVVDVPKTAFGGEHSPCGASPVGRPSSETRAFLSPLRLAPLTPGRGGGRGSRGPENTLDHQMTNERGESGCDRLTDSHGAPSGYLSPPWEQHRRMRIPPPGHPCSDPALLPRRQDGFDSNPGGPSGPAELRSFNLASLDKVDGPKPSQTESSRNDTKDDLGNENVPHSSVPAEREACGPGFAPPPFPAIRGPLFPVDRRGPFMRREPPFPPPPPGSMYAAPQNYYLPRDFPPPPPFAMRNVYSLRGFPPYVPLGAGLSPPPPHSE